The Candidatus Paceibacterota bacterium genome includes the window TCGCTCATATTGTTGCAGAGGTGTACAAAGATTTCTATCCGGCACTCAAAGAGAAGGCTGACATCATTGATAAGACGATAACCGAAGAAGAAACGAGGTTTAATCTCACCCTTGAAAAAGGGATGAAAGAATTTGAGAAGTTGAGCAGCAGCGACATCTCCGGACATGATGCATTTGTGCTCTTTACCACGTATGGTTTCCCGCTGGAGCTTACTGAAGAGCTTGCGGTTGAGAAGGGAATCTCGGTTGAGAAGGCAGCGTTCGATGAAGAGATGGAAAGACATCAAGAACTTTCTCGAGCCGGTTCCGAGCAGAAATTCAAAGGCGGCCTCGCTGACCAGAGCCAAAAAACGGTTGAGTACCATACCGCCACACACCTCTTGCTTGCGGGGCTCCGCAAAGAACTTGGTGATAATGTGCATCAAGCTGGCTCAAACATCACCAGTGAGCGACTGCGTTTTGACTTCACGCACCCGGAGAAAGTCGACCGAGAGACACTCGATCGCATTGAAGGGTTTGTAAACAGCGCAATCAAAGCGGGCGCACACGTTGAAACCGAGACCATGAAGAAAGAAGACGCAGAGAGTGACCCGACTGTTGAAGGGAGCTTCTGGGAGAAGTATCCGGACGAGGTAAAAGTCTACACGATTAGAGACGACAACGGCATTGTCTATTCACGCGAGCTTTGTGGTGGCCCCCATGTGGAGAATACCGCCACGATTAGAGGAGTGTTTAAGATCGTCAAAGAGAGTTCATCATCAGCTGGCGTACGACGCATCAAAGCTGTTTTGGAAGAGGATTAATTCTGCGTACTGGAAGGTTGAAAGGGAGGTTCTATTCGGTGTTTTTTCGTTGCTCTGGCTCTCTTCGCACACTATAATAAAAGACAATGAAGTCTCTCAGTACACTTGCACGTTTGTTTAGAAGAAAGGCGGGTCACCGCACGGTTGTTATATTTGATATCGGGAGTTCCAGTGTGGGTGGTGCGGTGGCACAACTATCACATAACGCACCGTGTGTAACCTACAGTGTCCGCCGGATGATCCCCCTCAGCAGTACACTTCACAAGGAGAGTTTCCCGGGGCAGCTTGCGGACGCTCTTGTGGAGGTGGCAAAAAATATTCAAAAAAACGGGCTCGTAGAACCGGGAGGGAAGAAATATATAATTCCACGCGAGATTGTTTGTGTTCTTGGCTCACCTTGGCATCAGACCCAGACGATCACCGCATCTGTTGAGCAGAAAGAGAGCTTCTTGGTGACTGACGCGGTTATGGATAATCTGCTCGCACAAATACAGGAAAAGAAAGAGAAAGACGAAAGAGAAGGGGCGGAGGAGATGGTGACCATTGAAGAGATGATTATCGAATCGTCGCTTAACGGGTACTCAACCCAGTCACCAATCGGGAAGACCGCACGATGCATTTCGGTTGCTTTTCTTGAAAGTTCAACATTCCAGGCCACGGAGAAACTGCTTCGAAAGGCTCTCTACGAAGTGTTTAGTCCATCCATTCCGCTTGCGTTTCGCTCATTTACTCTTGCATCGTTTTCGGTTGTACGAGACATCCTAAGTCCACACAATGATTTCTTGCTTATTGATGTGACCGGAGGGACGAGCAACATCTCAGTCGTGCACAATTCGATTCTATTAGATACCGCCAACATCCCTTATGGACGGAATACGCTGATTCAGAATATTACAAAGGCGACAGGGGCGATCCCTGAAGAATCTCTATCACGCGTTAAACTCTTTTTTGCAGGAGGAGACGACCAAGAGCTTCAAGAGTTGATTGGTGCAGAGGAGGAAAGATGGCTTAAACATATTACAGAGGCTTGTAAAAGACTCTCTTTTGAAGCGGTGCCACTTCCGTCGAAGGTCTTCGTTATCTCAGATCCGGTATTTGGGTCTTGGTTTAAGACCGTCCTCGAATCTCCAGAACTCGCTCAATTCACCGTAACAAAGAAGCACTTCGAGGCAATATTAATCTCAGAGAAATCCCTCGAAGAGAAATGTTCTTTTGAGAGAAGTGTTCAAAAAGACGTCTTCCTTATGACCGACGCGCTGTTCTACAGTAGAGAATATGGGGCGCATCAGTAGTCTATGCACAAGATGTATTTGGTAATAGAGGTAAGATTAAGGTAGACTAGGAGTATATGGAAAATGGCTTTGGAGATATTGTCCCACCGGAGCGTCGCTCAATCCGTAAGGTGAGCGTAGACAAAGGCGTGCGCCGGCGTGCGCCTCGTGAGAAGCGAGAAGTAGAAGAAACAACGCAACGACACCAAGCTCCACGAGGGAGGCGTGGCACATATCGTTGGGGTCTTTGGATAATTGCGATTATCTCGATTCTCGTGCTCCTCTTTGCATTCTCATTTGCATTCTCAGGAGCAAAAGTTGTTGTCACTCCGAAACAGCGTTCGGTCTTGATAGACGCGGAGTTTGAAGCCGCAAAAGTTCCAACCCTTGGCGGGATCGGGTATGAAATCATGACTATTGAGCGCGAAGGAAGCAGAGAGGTCGAGCCAAGCGGTGAAGCATATGTTGAAGAGAAAGCATCCGGCAACATTGTTGTCTACAACAACTACAACGAATCTAGTCAGCGGCTCATTAAGAACACCCGCTTTGAGACCCCTGATGGTCTGATATACCGGATCAACGAATCGGTGGTTGTGCCGGGGCAGCGTATCGAGGAAGGCGTCATGGTCCCCGGAAGTATTGAGGTGACTGTTTATGCCGATGAGGCGGGAGACGATTATAATATTGGGCTTACCGATTTCACCATCCCCGGTTTTGAAGGCTCGCCTCGTTTTGAGAGCTTCTATGCTCGGTCAAAGACAGAAATGACCGGCGGCTTTGTTGGTAATAAGAAGACAGTCAGTCAAAGTGACGAAACGCAAGCGCGTGCGATGATCCAGGAGGAATTGACTGCACAACTTAAGAGTGAGGCGACCACACAAAAGCCCGAAGGATTTGAGCTCTACCCGGACGCACTCTTTATCGTCTTCTCGTCTCTTTCTGACGGGGAACGTGGTACAAAAGCGGTAATCAGACAGAAAGCGACACTTTACGGTATTTTGTTTGATACGGATGATTTTGCTCAGCTTATTGCGGAGAATACCGTTGCCGGTTTTGACGGTGAACCGGTGGAGATCGTCAGTCCAGAGAAGCTCTCCTTCGTACTGGCTGAGAGTGACACTGAGCCGTGGGTTGGAGACGCTTTTCGTTTCACTCTTAATGGAGAAGCGCACCTTGTATGGACTTTCGATACCGACCAGCTCAAGGAAGACCTTGCAGGAAAGTCGAAAGGGGCGCTAGAGACCGTGCTGACCGGCTACTCAAGCATCGATGAGGCTCAGATCGTCCTCCGTCCATTTTGGCGGCAGACCTTCCCCGAGACAGTTAAAGATATCAAGATCGTTAAGGTGGTTGAAGAGTAGGGACCACATCCACAGAGACCACTTGACGTGTTGTGCCGGTCTCTGGTAGTATGTGTCCACCTCGGTACGCACATGTCAGAGAATAAGACAAAACCTGAAGCGGTCACCGGAGTAGTGGACGAGGCCCTGCCAAACACACTTTTCCGGGTAACGCTTAATGAGAGCGGTGAGCAGATTCTCACCTACCTCTCGGGGAAGATGCGTATACACCGGATCAAGGTGCTTGTCGGCGACACGGTCGCTGTTGAGCTTGAACCGTACGGGGGGAAGGGACGGATCATTAAGCGACTGTAAGGATACAGTGCGCTTGAGTGATCCATACTGCGCTATAGAGTGGAATCGATTGAGTAGTGGTTTTGAGATCCACACCATGGAAATGGAAAGCGCAATTTTTTGTTGTCTTCAAAAAAACAATGAAAGTAAAGGTTTCAGTAAAAAAGATCTGTGCAAAATGCCAAACCGTTCGCAGAAAGGGACGGCTCTATGTCATTTGTTCTAACCCTCGCCACAAA containing:
- the infA gene encoding translation initiation factor IF-1, which codes for MSENKTKPEAVTGVVDEALPNTLFRVTLNESGEQILTYLSGKMRIHRIKVLVGDTVAVELEPYGGKGRIIKRL
- the rpmJ gene encoding 50S ribosomal protein L36 encodes the protein MKVKVSVKKICAKCQTVRRKGRLYVICSNPRHKQRQG